Within Vicia villosa cultivar HV-30 ecotype Madison, WI linkage group LG1, Vvil1.0, whole genome shotgun sequence, the genomic segment attttgatataaataTCATTATACGGTGAAGTTGGCTTTGAGTTTTCTACTTTCTGGATATAAGTATTGAAATTATATTTACTTACAGTAGGTATGTTCACATGACGAGTTTctctatcttttttttttctcaaataattattattgtcggtcattattataatataaGATAAGttaattttgaagttttgaacgaaatcctatcatttatttattttaatgatttataTCTTATTTActgtatttttatttgaattatttttaatttatttgttattatttatttaagcATTAGATATAATTTAATTTGACTAAAAATTTAAATTCGAGCTAACTAGATAATATTTGATTATGTGAAAAAAATCTTTTAGAAAACAGATTTAAAATGAAAGATCAACTAATATAAAGCTTTAAATATAGTCTAAATTTAAAGGCAAAATACCTtgtttggtcccttaagtatacccTCTGGTTCACTTTGGTCCCTCAATTAATTTTCGTGCCAATTTGGTCCTTTAAGTTTCTAAATGTAATCACGTCAGTCCTGTCCGTCAAGTTGGCTCTAACGTCCGTTTGTTTAGTCTAGCTGGCAGGTGATGTGTCATAGTATATTAGTTTTTCCTTCTCCCCAATTCAATTTCACGTTCTCCTTCTCCCCATCTCTGCACTTCTTGTTCTCTTCTCCTTCTCATTCGTGTTCATCACTTTTGCATCTTCTCCATTGTGTTAATCACCAACGATGAAGGAAAAACATTATTCTGAGTTCTTCAAAGAGACCAAATCAGAAAGCAACGATTCTTGTGTTCTTAGTAGGGCTCGTGCTATGCCAATTTGTTACTGTGGTGGTGATGCTGTGATTCGTAGGGCAAACACTGACAAGAATTTCGGAAAGAAATTTTGGGGATGTATCAATTACAAGGTAAGCCCTAATTTTTGGTTTGGTATGTTAAAGCAATGTGAAGAGGTTGTGTTGTTGATACAAATTTGTTATTTACAGGGGTTTGAGCAAAGAGGTTGTGGTTTTTTCAAGTGGTTCAATGAGGAAGTGGTGGAAGACAAATGTGATGATTTGATGCATAAGTTTGAAATCTTATCCAAGGAATTTGAAAAACTGAAGAGCAGAAATGAGGATTTAGGGAATGCTGTGACTGAAATTCAAGGCAAATT encodes:
- the LOC131659701 gene encoding uncharacterized protein LOC131659701 yields the protein MKEKHYSEFFKETKSESNDSCVLSRARAMPICYCGGDAVIRRANTDKNFGKKFWGCINYKGFEQRGCGFFKWFNEEVVEDKCDDLMHKFEILSKEFEKLKSRNEDLGNADVLVLAIRMFLVFECVL